A stretch of bacterium DNA encodes these proteins:
- a CDS encoding DUF4397 domain-containing protein, whose translation MRYTFSFIIAAFLLASTAMTAQQARLQVIHNAADPAAATVDIYVNNVLFEDDFAFRTATAFADVPAGVPLGIGVAPGNSTGPGDILTTFNVTLDAGKTYVAVANGVLNTSNFAANPDSRSTAFTLFTTAMGQESGTSPAGVDINVLHGATDAPTVDVINRGSGILVNDAAYGDMTGYLTVPATSYKLDITPGNDNNTIVASFEADLTGLGGGAAVVFASGFLAPAGNQNGPAFGLFAALPNGTVVALPAIPAPTARLQVIHNAADPSASSVDIYVNGGLFQNDFAFRTATPFVTVPAEVQLTIGVAPGNSTGPGDIIATFPVTLSDTKTYVVAANGVLNTSNFAANPDSRSTAFTLFTTAMGQESGTSAAGVDINVLHGATDAPGVDVIARGVGTLVDDAAYGDMTGYFTVPAGKYILDITPGGNNNVIVASFVADLNGLGGAAAVVFASGFLSPAANQNGPAFGLYAALPNGTVVELPLSVYVDVMAGGCPNPFNVRAQGKLPVSVLGTSWFDVSNIDATTVRLNGVAPTGSPAAGDVAMPYMAMPMDCGDCSSVGMDMINDWTFKFERPYVTSTLGAVSNNDCVPVVVTGQLNDGRAFIGSDVLRIIKNGKGPRKSDAGISSYALVLEQNAPNPVLTGTSFRYTLPNEGNVTLEVYDALGQRVATVVSGFRAAGVHTASWDGLADAGNALPAGTYIYRLNIGGQVVSKMLVLAR comes from the coding sequence ATGAGATACACATTCTCTTTCATTATCGCCGCGTTCCTGCTCGCCTCAACGGCAATGACAGCGCAACAGGCGCGTCTGCAGGTCATTCACAATGCTGCTGACCCTGCAGCAGCAACTGTTGACATATATGTGAACAACGTCTTGTTCGAGGACGATTTTGCGTTTCGCACCGCGACAGCCTTTGCTGACGTACCGGCTGGCGTACCACTGGGCATCGGCGTGGCACCGGGGAACAGCACCGGTCCAGGAGACATTCTCACGACGTTCAATGTCACCCTGGATGCAGGAAAGACGTACGTAGCAGTAGCTAACGGCGTCCTCAACACATCGAATTTCGCTGCCAACCCTGATTCCCGCAGCACGGCGTTCACGTTGTTCACGACGGCAATGGGACAGGAGTCCGGCACGAGCCCCGCGGGTGTCGATATCAACGTGCTGCACGGAGCGACGGATGCTCCGACGGTCGATGTGATCAATCGCGGATCCGGTATTCTTGTGAACGACGCCGCGTATGGCGACATGACCGGCTATCTCACGGTCCCTGCCACCAGCTATAAGCTTGACATCACCCCGGGCAATGACAACAATACCATTGTAGCATCCTTCGAAGCTGATCTGACCGGTCTCGGCGGCGGAGCCGCGGTGGTGTTCGCTTCCGGCTTTCTTGCCCCGGCGGGCAATCAGAACGGTCCTGCATTCGGACTCTTCGCAGCGCTGCCGAATGGTACAGTTGTTGCGCTGCCTGCGATCCCGGCCCCGACTGCCCGCCTGCAGGTGATTCATAATGCCGCGGATCCTTCCGCATCGAGCGTGGACATTTATGTCAACGGTGGACTTTTCCAGAATGATTTTGCATTCCGCACCGCCACACCTTTCGTCACCGTACCGGCAGAAGTTCAGCTTACCATCGGCGTGGCACCGGGGAACAGCACCGGTCCCGGAGACATCATTGCGACCTTCCCCGTCACTTTGAGCGACACGAAAACGTATGTGGTGGCTGCCAACGGCGTCCTCAACACATCGAATTTCGCTGCCAACCCTGATTCCCGCAGCACGGCGTTCACGTTGTTCACGACGGCAATGGGACAGGAGTCCGGCACGAGCGCCGCGGGTGTCGATATCAACGTGCTGCACGGTGCTACAGATGCTCCCGGAGTAGATGTCATTGCACGTGGGGTTGGTACGCTCGTCGATGATGCTGCGTATGGCGACATGACCGGTTATTTCACCGTCCCTGCAGGCAAGTATATCCTTGACATTACACCGGGTGGAAATAACAACGTCATTGTGGCCTCGTTTGTCGCGGATCTGAATGGTCTTGGCGGTGCTGCAGCGGTCGTGTTTGCGTCTGGATTCCTGTCACCTGCCGCGAATCAGAACGGACCGGCCTTTGGCCTGTATGCGGCGTTACCGAACGGTACCGTTGTTGAGCTCCCTTTGAGCGTCTACGTTGATGTCATGGCCGGTGGCTGCCCGAATCCGTTCAATGTTCGCGCCCAGGGGAAACTTCCGGTCTCCGTGCTCGGTACCTCCTGGTTCGACGTTTCCAATATTGACGCCACGACCGTGCGTCTCAATGGTGTGGCTCCGACAGGTAGTCCTGCCGCAGGTGACGTTGCCATGCCATATATGGCGATGCCCATGGATTGCGGCGACTGCAGCAGCGTCGGCATGGATATGATCAATGACTGGACCTTCAAATTCGAGCGTCCTTATGTAACGTCCACGCTCGGCGCGGTTTCAAACAATGACTGTGTCCCTGTCGTGGTCACCGGCCAGCTGAACGACGGACGCGCTTTCATTGGCAGCGATGTACTGCGCATCATCAAGAATGGGAAGGGCCCGCGCAAATCTGATGCAGGCATCAGCAGCTACGCGCTTGTCCTCGAGCAGAACGCGCCTAACCCCGTCCTTACCGGCACCAGCTTCCGCTATACTCTTCCAAATGAGGGTAATGTGACGCTGGAAGTGTATGACGCACTCGGACAGCGTGTCGCCACTGTGGTCAGCGGATTCCGCGCCGCAGGTGTACACACCGCCAGCTGGGATGGTCTTGCAGATGCGGGAAATGCACTCCCCGCCGGTACATACATTTACCGTCTGAATATCGGCGGACAGGTTGTCTCGAAGATGCTGGTCCTGGCTCGTTAA
- a CDS encoding TIGR03987 family protein, translated as MSVAAILITLALVFYSLGVWAERLARYLKSWHAFSFWTGFIFDVSGTLAMHQMATGPFDITEPHTFTGQLALWLMLAHAIWATIVVRRGSERIRTRFHRYSLVVWIIWLVPYFGGMYLGMSQ; from the coding sequence ATGTCTGTTGCCGCCATTCTCATCACACTCGCACTCGTGTTCTATTCGCTGGGCGTATGGGCCGAGCGTCTGGCCCGATACCTTAAGTCCTGGCATGCATTTTCATTCTGGACGGGATTCATATTCGATGTCTCGGGAACGCTGGCCATGCATCAGATGGCAACGGGTCCTTTCGATATCACTGAACCCCATACGTTCACCGGACAGCTGGCGCTCTGGCTGATGCTTGCACATGCAATCTGGGCTACCATCGTCGTTCGACGGGGAAGCGAGCGCATCCGTACGCGCTTCCACCGCTACAGCCTCGTGGTCTGGATCATCTGGCTTGTTCCGTATTTCGGCGGTATGTACCTCGGCATGAGCCAGTAG
- a CDS encoding DUF134 domain-containing protein: MFRKLGMPRPRRPRRIHGPPRFHHFKPVGVPRRYLEAVTLTVDEYEAIRLADYEGMDQQPAADKMGISRPTFSRLIEAARTKLAQSIVEGKELLIEGGEIDYVHTLQRCSDCGEEQLDSLSPEEFAEEMMGQCCRRCGSENVEDLDEEALGPGYGKRNCRRRGSKNGNE; encoded by the coding sequence ATGTTCAGAAAGTTGGGTATGCCAAGACCCCGAAGACCGAGACGTATACATGGACCCCCGAGATTCCACCACTTCAAACCGGTGGGCGTACCGCGCAGATATCTGGAAGCGGTGACGTTGACTGTCGATGAATACGAAGCGATACGGCTGGCGGATTACGAGGGCATGGACCAGCAGCCTGCAGCTGATAAGATGGGTATCTCGCGACCGACGTTTTCGCGTTTGATCGAGGCAGCGCGGACGAAACTGGCCCAGAGCATTGTCGAAGGCAAGGAATTGCTGATTGAAGGCGGCGAGATCGATTATGTGCATACGCTGCAGCGTTGTTCGGATTGCGGAGAAGAACAGCTCGACAGCCTCTCCCCGGAGGAATTTGCGGAAGAGATGATGGGGCAGTGCTGCCGCAGATGTGGGTCCGAGAACGTTGAGGACCTTGATGAAGAGGCACTCGGACCAGGGTATGGCAAACGGAATTGTAGGCGGAGGGGGTCGAAGAACGGCAACGAGTGA